A genomic stretch from Leptospira licerasiae serovar Varillal str. VAR 010 includes:
- the mltG gene encoding endolytic transglycosylase MltG: protein MIFKNAFVRRSVVLLGILALSGVVAFFVVDEIKGGAVGAGQVKVDIIVEPGDSPVEVTENLSKNGLLKSSKYFLFLIKATRSAGKIKAGLYEINDGMDARKILQVITEGKVKLVTFTVPEGYNNRQIGDLLVKKNLIKTRADFLNAAARTELLREFKIPANNAEGYLFPETYSVPVNFPADKIARMMIKRFYVRLEKIPGAKELDPKKLHEIVVLASVVEREAKKNEERPLMAGVFLNRLKQDIPLESCATIQYLFDKPHPRIFEKDLKIVSPYNTYMNKGYPPGPISNPGQPSLEAALMPTKTEYLFFLLKPDGFHYFSKSFKEHAEAKKKYIDVLYE, encoded by the coding sequence ATGATTTTTAAAAATGCATTCGTGAGAAGATCCGTTGTTTTATTAGGCATACTTGCACTTTCGGGTGTGGTCGCCTTCTTCGTTGTAGATGAGATCAAGGGAGGAGCAGTAGGCGCCGGCCAGGTAAAAGTGGATATCATTGTAGAGCCGGGCGATTCTCCGGTCGAAGTTACAGAAAATCTTTCCAAGAATGGATTATTAAAATCTTCTAAATATTTCCTTTTTTTAATAAAGGCGACCAGATCTGCAGGAAAGATCAAAGCCGGCCTATACGAGATCAACGACGGAATGGACGCACGTAAGATCCTACAAGTCATCACAGAAGGAAAAGTTAAACTAGTCACATTTACCGTTCCGGAAGGTTATAATAACCGTCAAATCGGAGACTTGCTGGTTAAGAAAAATTTAATTAAGACCAGGGCCGACTTTTTGAATGCGGCTGCTAGGACGGAACTGTTAAGAGAGTTTAAGATACCTGCAAATAATGCGGAAGGTTATCTTTTTCCTGAAACTTACAGTGTTCCTGTGAATTTCCCTGCGGATAAGATCGCAAGGATGATGATCAAAAGATTTTATGTTAGATTGGAAAAGATCCCAGGCGCAAAGGAATTAGATCCTAAAAAACTACATGAGATCGTAGTGCTCGCTTCGGTGGTAGAAAGAGAAGCCAAAAAAAATGAAGAAAGACCTTTGATGGCGGGCGTATTCTTAAATCGTTTGAAACAGGACATTCCTTTGGAGTCTTGTGCCACTATCCAATATCTTTTTGATAAACCTCATCCTCGCATTTTCGAAAAGGATCTAAAGATCGTTTCTCCTTATAATACTTACATGAATAAAGGATATCCGCCTGGTCCTATTTCTAATCCGGGACAACCTTCTTTAGAAGCGGCGCTCATGCCGACTAAGACCGAGTATCTATTCTTCCTGCTAAAACCGGATGGGTTCCATTACTTCTCTAAAAGTTTTAAAGAACATGCCGAAGCTAAGAAAAAATACATCGACGTTCTTTACGAATAA